In Hyphomicrobiales bacterium, the sequence CGCTTTCCGGCCCGGCCTCGTGATGATTCTGCGCCTCCTGCGGCTCTTCGCCGTCTTCGGCCTTACCGGCTATCTCGGCCTGCTGGGCCTGCTTTATCTCCGGCAGCGCGAGCTGATGTACCCTCGCGATCCGGCGAAGGCCGACATCGCCATGGCGGGCTTGGTTGCCGGGTAGGAAGCGATCGTCGCCACCGCCGATGGCGAGCGGCTCGTCGTCTGGATCGTGCCGCCGCGGGCGGGCAAGCCCGTCCTGCTTTATTTCCATGGCAATGCCGGCAACCTCGCGCGGACGGGCCGGACGGGCCGCTTCCGAGCGCTGACGGAGGATGGCACCGGCCTCTTCGCGGTGAGCTATCGCGGCTATGGTGGTTCTACCGGCAGCCCGAGCGAGGAGGGGCTGCTGCAGGATGCGCGGGCAGCCTATGGCGCGGCCGCAGACCGCTTCGGTACCAGTCGCCTGATCGGCTACGGCGAATCGTTGGGGACGGGCGTCGTCCTGAAGCTGGCGGCGGAGGTGCCGCTGCAGGCCGTGATCCTCGAGGCACCCTATCTGTCGACGGCCGCCGTGGCGCAGGCCGTCTACCCCTATGTTCCGGTGGGGCTGCTGATGAAGGACCAGTTCCGTTCGGACGAGGTCGTCGGGCGGGTCAAGGTGCCGCTGCTCGTCATGCATGGCGAGCGCGATCAGGTCATCTCCTCTGCTCAAGGGAAGGCGCTCTACGCGCTCGCCAACCCGCCCAAGCGCTTCCTGCGCTTCCCCGCGGGGCGGCATGAGGACCTGCCGCAATACGGCTCGCTTGCCGAGGTGCGGCGCTTTCTGGCGGATGTCGAGGCGGGCAGGCTGACAGGCGCGGAAAGCCGCGACGCCGGATCATCGAACTGAACGTCGTCTTCAGCCCGATGCTCTGGCGAGCCGGCGGCGAAGGCCGGCTCGACGCGCCGATCAGCTACGGAACAGGCCGCCGCCGCCGAGACGGGACTGGCCGGCGCGTGCCTGGGCGTTGTTGCCGTCGAGGCCGAGCGCGCGCTGATAGGCTTCCGAGGCTTCCGTCTTCTTGCCGAGCTTCTCGAAAGCGAAGCCCCGGCCGGCCCAGGCGTCGGCATTGCGGTTGTCGACATTGAGCGCTGCCGTGAAATCCTCCAGCGCGGCGTCGTATTTGCCGAGCGCGTTCAGGCTCTGGCCGCGGGCGATGTAGGGGGGCGCGGTGTAGGGATTGCGGTCGATCACCGAATCGAAATCGGTGACGGCATGCTGATGCTGGCCTTCCTTCTGGTAGACGAGGCCGCGCGCATGGAAGGCCTCCGCCGCTTCCGGGTTGAGGCGGATGGCGGTGTTGAGGTCGGCGATGGCCTGCTGGCTGTTGCCCTGCTGGCGCAGCAGGTTGGCGCGGGCGACATAGGCCGGCGCGTAGTTCGGGTTCGCCGTGGTGGCACGGTTGAAATCGGCGAGCGCGGCATCGTTGCGGCCGCTCTGACGCAGCGCGAGGCCGCGATTCGTATAGGCCGAGGCGAGATTCGGATCGATCTGCACCGCCTTGGTGAAATCCGAGATCGCATCGGAGAAGCGGCCGACGCGGGCATAGGCGGCTCCACGGGTATTGTAGGCGCCGGGATCGTTGGGGTTGCGGCTGATGACCTCGGTCAGCGAGCCGATATTGACGTTGGCGTCGGCGGTGTCGCGGGTGTCGAGTTCGGCGATGGCGGGCTGGGAGGAGAGGCCGGAGACGGTGTCGCAGCCTGCGAGCGCCAATGCCATGCCGGCTGCGGCCAGCCAATATCTGCCTCGGATCATGCTCTGCCTCTTTGGTTCCGTGCTTCGTCTGCCGCTTCGCCCCGACCCTGGAGGCTGATCCGGCGCAATGCCGGCAGCGGCGTCCCTGCGCTCCCCAGCCGACAGCGCCTCGCGGAGAGAACGCCTGAAACCCGCCAAAACTTGGTTAACGCAGCTGAAAAACAAGAGCGCCCGGAGCGGGCTCCAGGCGCAACTCGCTATCGGCCCTGCGTCCAGAGCGGCCGGAAGGCCGCCCGGAGCGCGTCAGGGGCGCTTCGGCTTCACCGGCGCGGGCAGGAGGCCTTCGCGCTGCAGCTTCTTGCGGACGAGCTTGCGGGCGCGGCGGACGGCCTCGGCCTTCTCGCGCGCCTTCTTCTCGGAGGGCTTCTCGTAGTGACCGCGGAGCTTCATCTCACGGAAGATACCTTCGCGCTGCATCTTCTTCTTGAGAGCGCGGAGAGCCTGATCGACATTGTTGTCGCGAACGAGAACCTGCACGTGAAACGTCCGTCCTTAGCGGTTGATCCAAGAATAAGGGCCGGCGACGGCACGAGGCACATCGCTCGAAGGTTCGTGCCGATAGCAGAATTCAATTTGCCTGTCCACGCCACAAACCCGTGAAAATCGGGTTTCCGACGGTTTCGGGACTAGGCGTCCTCGCTCATGACCCGGGTGACATGGCCCATCTTGCGGCCGGGGCGGGCGTCGCGCTTGCCGTAGAGGTGCAGATGGGCGCCGGGCTCGGCCAGAATCTCGCGCCAGCGCAGCGCGGCGTCGCCGATCAGATTCTCCATCTCGACCCGGCCCCTGCGGGCGGTATCTCCCAGCGGGAAGCCGCAGACGGCGCGGACATGCTGGTGGAACTGCGAGGTCTGCGCGCCCTCGCTCGTCCAATGCCCGGAATTATGCACGCGGGGCGCGATCTCATTGATGACGATGCGCTGGGCGTCACCTTCTTCCAGCACGAACATCTCGACGGCGAAGACGCCGACATAGCCGAGCGCTTCGCCGATGCGACGCGCGGCTTCTCGCGCGGCGTCGCAAGCTCCGGCCGAGAGATTCGCCGGAACATGGGTGAAGGCGAGGATATGGTCGCGGTGCTCGTTCTCGCAGACGTCGAAGGCGGCGAAGGCACCGTCGAGGCCGCGCGCGGCCACCACCGAGACCTCGCGGGCGAAGGGCACGAACCCTTCCAGGATCGCCGGGAAACGGCCGATCGCCTCATAGGCCTCCGCCAGATCGCTGCCGGGAGCGATCTTGACCTGCCCCTTGCCGTCGTAGCCGAAGCGCCGCGTCTTCAGCACGCAGGGGCGGCCGAGCTCGGCGACCGCCTTCTCGAGGTCGGCGAGCGAATCGACGGCGCGGAAGGGCGCGACCGGCAGGCCGAGATCCGCGACGAAGCTCTTCTCGCTGAGGCGGTCCTGCGTCACGGCGAGCGCGCGGGCGCCGGGATGGAGCGGGACGCGGCCGGCCAGGAAGGCGGCTGTCGCGGCCGGAACGTTCTCGAATTCGTAGGTGACGACATCGACGGCGCCGGCGAAGGCGGCGAGTGCCGCCTCGTCGTCATAGCCGGCGATACTGTGCCGGGCCGCGACGTCGAAGGCCGGGCTGTCGGTCTCCGGCGCGAAGATGTGGCAGCGGATGCCGAGATCGGCCGCGGCGAGCGCCATCATGCGGGCGAGCTGGCCACCGCCGAGAATGCCGAGCACGGCGCCGGGGGCGAGGCCGGTGGGGACGGGCGGGCTCATGCGTCCTCGCGGTTGGGGCGCTCGGCGATGCCGGCGCTCTGGCGGGCACGGTAGGTGTCGAGCCGTTCCGCCAGCTTGTCGTCCGAAAGCGCCAGCACTGCGGCGGCGAGGAGAGCGGCGTTGACGGCGCCGGCCCGGCCGATCGCAAGCGTGCCGACCGGGATGCCGGCGGGCATCTGGACGATCGAGAGCAGGCTGTCCTGGCCCGAGAGGGCCTTGGATTCGACCGGGACGCCGAAGACCGGCAGCGGGGTCAGCGAGGCCGTCATGCCCGGCAGATGCGCGGCTCCGCCGGCTCCGGCGATCACCACCTTGAACCCTTCGGCCTTGGCCCCCTTCGCGAAGGTGAAGAGGCGCTCCGGGGTGCGATGGGCCGAGACGATGCGGGCGTCGTAGGGAATGGCGAGGGCGTCCAGCGCCTCGGCGGCATGGCGCATCGTCGCCCAATCGGACTGACTGCCCATGATGATGGCGACGGGGGGAGTGGTCTCGGCCATGGGCTACGCTCGCGCTCCGCTTCGAGCCCGTTCCGGTCAGCGCAAGCTGACCGGTCAAACGGTCTCGCTCCTTATGAGAGAGGCGGATTCACCGATCAGGCTGGAACAACCTGATCGGACCCGGCTCTCGGGGAAGCGCGCGATCTAGACCGTCCGATGCCGGGGAAGCAAGGGCGAATCGGGACGGCGCCGCCGAAACGAGCCGCTTCAGGCGATGATGTCCGGGGTCAGCGCATCCTCGATCTGGGCGATGCGGTCCTTGAGGTAGAGCTTGCGCTTCTTCAACCGCTGCACCTGGATCTGGTTGACCGCGCCGACATGCTCCAGCGCATCGATGGCGCTGTCGAGATCGCGGTGTTCCTCGCGCAGCCGCGCCAGCTCCGCAGTGAAGGTCTCGACCTCTTCCGGGCTGAGCTCGAATCCCATGGCCATCTCATCGTCGCCGCAGTTGGGGCCGACTATGCCTTTGCCGCCGCGCGCCCGGCAAGAGCGTCGGCGGCGACGCGAGGGTCGGAGAATGAACCTATTCACGACTTTCAAGTGGCAAGCCGGCGAGGATCACAGAATCTCATGAATGCCGTGTGACGTCGCAGGGCAGACGCGAAGCCGGCTCTATGTCAGATTGACCCGTCAATCGCTCATCAGGAGAGTCCAGATGTCGTTGCAAACCCGTCTTGCGGAACTCGAGCGCAAGCACCAGCAGCTTGAAGATGCGATCGCCCAGGCGGTGGCGAGTCCGTCTTCCAGCGACCTCAGCGTGGCCGAGCTGAAGCGGAAGAAGTTGCAACTGAAGGATGAGATCGAACGCGTCCGGCAGACGATTCCGGCGCACACCTTGCATTGAGACAAGGCGGGCTGCCCGGCCCGTCACGAATTCGATGATGCGGATAGGCCGGCCCCTGAAAAGGGGCCGGTTTTCAATTTTGTAGAGGCGTGCGTCAGCGGTTCCCCCAGGGCCGGGAGCGGCGGGAACCTTGTTGCCCGCCGCGGGTTGATCAGCGGCGCTTCAGCAGGGAGGGATAGCATGGGCATCATCTGGACCATCATCATCGGCTTCGTCGCCGGTCTCGTCGCCAAGTTCATCATGCCGGGCTCGAACGAGCCGTCCGGCTTCGTGCTGACGACGATCCTCGGCATCGTCGGCGCCTTCGTCGCGACCTATCTCGGCCAAGCGCTCGGCTGGTACGCACCCGGGCAGGGCGCAGGCCTGATCGGCGCGGTCGTCGGCGCCATCGTGGTCCTGGTCATCTGGGGCGCGATTTCCGGCCGCAATCGCGCGGCCTGAGCCGGAAGTTCATTCAACGCAGAGGAGTGAACGTCGTGAGTGACGACAACAGCAGCAGTGGCTTTCCGTCCCTGACCGCCCTGCTCGGGCTTCTCGCCGTCGCGGGCTATCAGAACCGCGACAAGATCGGCGAATGGCTCGGCGGACGCGGCCAGCCGGAGCCTGGGCAGATTCCGCCCCCCGCATCGCAGCCGGGACAGGCGCAGGCGCTGCCACAGGAGGGCGGTGGCCTTCTCGGCAGCCTCGGCGGATTGCTCGGGGCCGGCGGCGTCGGTGCCGTGCTCAACAGCGGGCTCGGCGAGCTGGTCGACCGCTTCAACCAGGCGGGGCAAGGCCAGAAGGCCGATTCCTGGGTGCGCCAGGGACCGAACGAGGATGTCGCCCCGAACGAGCTGGAGCATGCGCTCGGGCCGCAGGTGATCGACGCCATCGCGCGCCAGACCGGGCTTTCGCGGGAGGACCTGCTGGCGCGGCTGTCGAAGGTCCTGCCTGAGGCCGTCGACAACTACACGCCGGATGGTCGCCTCAGCCGCGGCTGAAGCCTGAGGGTGGCCGTTCGACGTTCCCGCGTCATGGTCGGGCTTGTCCCGGCCATCCACGCCTTCATTGATCGAGGGCGGTGATCAAGACGTGGATGCTCGCCACAAGGGCGAGCATGACGGGTCCGGAGTAGAACGACCGGGTGCGGGCTCCTCAGAGCGCCCGCGCCATCTCGCGCAGCCGGAATTTCTGGATCTTGCCCGTCGAGGTCTTGGGCACCTCGGCGAAGACGATCGTGCGCGGACATTTGAACGAGGCGAGGTGCTGCTTGCACCAGGCGATGATCTCGTCCTCGGTCACGGCGTGGCCGGGCTTTAGCTCGATGAACGCGCAGGGCGTCTCGCCCCATTTGTCGTCGGGGCGCGCCACGACGGCCGCCGCCTGCACGGCGGGATGCTTGTAGAGCGCATCCTCGACCTCGATCGAGGAAATGTTCTCGCCGCCCGAGATGATGATGTCCTTGGAGCGATCCTTGAGCTGGATGTAGCCGTCCGGGTAGCGCACTCCGAGATCGCCGGTGTGGAACCAGCCGCCGGCAAACGCCGCTTCGGTCGATTTCGGGTTCCTGAGATAGCCCTTCATCACGACATTGCCGCGCATCATCACCTCGCCGAGCGTCTGCCCGTCGCGCGGCACCGGCTGCATCGTCTCGGGATCGAGCACGTCGAGGCCCTCCAGCGCCGGGTAGCGCACGCCCTGCCGCGCCTTCTTGGCGGCCTGATCCGCCGCGGAAAGGGCGTTCCAGTCGTCGTTCCAGTCGTTGACGACGGAGGGGCCGTAGCACTCGGTCAGCCCGTAGAGATGCGTCACCTCGAAGCCGGCCTGCTTCATGCCGGCGAGCACCGCCTCGGGCGGCGGCGCGGCGGCGGTGAAGAAGGAGACCGTCTGCGGGAAGTCGCGGCGCTCTTCCGCCGGGGCGTTGAGCAGCGTCGACATCACGATCGGCGCACCGCAGAGATGGGTGACGCCATGATCGGCGAGCGCGTCGTACATCGCCTTGGCCCGGACCTGACGCAGGCAGACATGAGTGCCGGCGACGATCGAGATCGTCCAGGGGAAGCACCAGCCGTTGCAGTGGAACATCGGCAGCGTCCAGAGATAGACCGGATGCCGGCCCATATTGCCGGTGATGACGTTGGAGGTGGCGAGCAGGTTCGCGCCGCGGTGGTGATAGACCACGCCCTTGGGATCGCCGGTGGTGCCGGAGGTGTAGTTCAGCGCGATGGCGTCCCACTCGTCGGCCGGCATCCGCCAGTCGAAATCCGGATCGCCGCCGGCAATGAAATCCTCGTACCCGACGCTGCCCAGCCGCTCGCCGGGGCCGTCATAGACCGGATCGTCATAGTCGATGACCAGAGGCTTGGCCTTGCAGAGCGCGAGCGCCTCCTTGATCGTCTTCGAGAATTCCCGGTCGGTGATCAGCACCTTGGCGTCGCCATGGTCGAGCGAGAAGGCGATGATCGCGGCGTCGAGCCGGGTGTTCAGCGTGTTGAGGACGGCGCCGGCCATCGGCACCCCGTAATGGCATTCGAGCATGGCCGGCGTGTTGGGCAGCATCGCTGCGACGGTGTCGTTCTTGCCGATGCCGTGCTTCGCCAGAGCCGATGCAAGCCGGCGCGAGCGGGCATAAAACTCGGCATAGGAGCGGCGCAGCGGGCCGTGGATGATCGCCGTGCGGTTCGGGAAGACGGCGGCGGCGCGCTCGAGAAAGGGCAGCGGCGTCAGTGGCTGGAAATTCGCCGGGTTGCGGTCGAGATCGGTGTCGTAGGCCGAACGGGTCATTGGAAAACCTTCCACGCAAGCGTGCGCAGCTTTAGCGGCTGACGCGCCCTTGCGTAATCCATCCCTTTTTCCGATGCGGCGCAATCGCGCGGCGTCGGCTCAGCCGAGAAGGTGCAGGCCGCGCACCCCGTCGAAGACCAGCTTCAAACCGACGAGCAGCAAGAGCCAGTAGATGATGCCGTAGAAGCGCTCGGCCGGAATCCGCCGCACCAGCCAGACCCCGGCGAAGGTCGCGGCGACGGCGAAGGGCAACAGCGCGGCGGAGGCCAGGAGATTCTGCGTGGTGAACTGGCCGAGCGCGAGATAGGGAATGACCTTCACCCAGTTCATCGCGGCGAAGAAGACCGCGCCCGTACCGACGAAGATGGCGGGCGGCAATTTCTGCGGCATGACATAGATCTGGAAGGGTGGCCCGCCGGCATGGGCGACCATGCTGGTGAAGCCACAGAAGAAGCCCCAGATGCTGCCTGCCCCCCAGCTCGCACGCGTTGCCATGGCAGGCTTCTTGCCGTCGCTCAGCATGCGGCGCAACGCGAAGCCGACGGAGATCAAGCCGACGGCGAGGACGACGGCGGCATCCGATACTTTCGCGGCCAGCAGATAGCCGATGAGGATGCCCAAAAGCGCTCCGGGCGCCAGAGTCGCGAGATTGCGGAGGTCGAAATCGCGCCGATAGGACCAGACCGACACCACGTCCTGCGCGATCAGGAGAGGCAGCATGATCGCTGCGGCCGTCACAGGCGACACGACCAGCGCCATCAGCGGCAAGGATAGCAATCCGATGCCGGAAAAGCCGCCCTTCGCCAGCCCCGTCAGGACGACGGCCGGCACCATGGCGGCGAAGAAGACGAGATCGAAGGGCATGAGGTGACGTTGTGCCGCAGAGCGAAGGGCAGGAAATGGGCGAAAGTCTTAAGATCGCGCGCTTGCGCTGACCGGGGGGAATGCGCAGGATTTTGCGCAAAATCAGCCCCGCCACCGCCGGCTCGCTGCGGGGCTTTAGGATGAAACCCGGCGCAGAGGAACGCTTCCGATGAATGGCTCCCATGCGGCGTCCGCCCATCCTGCCGATGGCTATCGCGCAACCTATGCCCGCTGGCAGGCCGATCCGGACGCCTACTGGCTCGAGATCGCCAAGGGCATCGACTGGATCAAGCCGCCGCAGCGCGCCTTCGACGCCGCGGCCGGGATCTATGGCCGCTGGTTTCCCGATGCGACCTGCAACACCTGCTTCAACGCGCTCGACCGGCATGTGAGGGATGGGCGTGGCGATCAGGTCGCGCTGATCTATGACAGCCCGGTCACCGGCACGAAGGCGCGCTATACCTACGCGCAGATGCTGGACGAGGTCGCGACGCTGGCCGCCGTGCTGCAGGATCTCGGCGTGGTCAAGGGCGACCGCGTCCTCATCTACATGCCCATGGTGCCGGAGGCGGCCTTTGCGATGCTCGCCTGCGCGCGCATCGGCGCGGTGCATTCGGTCGTGTTCGGCGGCTTCGCCGCCAAGGAGCTGGCGACGCGCATCGACGACGCCGAGCCCAAGGTGATCTTGAGCGCGACCTGCGGCATCGAGCCGACGCGCGTGGTCGAATACAAGCCCCTGCTCGACGGCGCGATCGAGATGGCACGGCACAAGCCGCAGAGCTGCGTGGTGCTGCAGCGGCCGCAGGCGGACGCCTCGATGCATGCTGTCCGGGATAAGAACTGGCGCACGCTGGTCGCCGCCGCCAAGGCGGCTGGGCGTAAGGCCGAGTGCATCGAGGTGGCGGCGACCGACCCGCTCTATGTGCTCTACACCTCGGGTACGACCGGGCGGCCGAAGGGCGTTGTCCGCGACAATGGCGGCCATCTGGTCGTGCTCAAGGCGACGATGGACCAGCTCTTCGATGTCGGGCCGGGCGAGGTGATGTTCTGCGCTTCCGACGTCGGCTGGGTCGTCGGCCACGGCTATATTGTCTATGCGCCGCTGATCCAGGGCGCGACCAGCGTGCTCTACGAGGGCAAGCCGGTCGGGACGCCCGATCCCGGCGCCTTCTGGCGGGTGATCGCCGAGCACGGCGTCAAGGTGCTGTTTACGGCCCCGACCGCCTTCCGCGCCATCCGCAAGGAGGACCCGGAGGGCAGGCATCTCGCCGGGCACGACCTCTCACGCTTCAGGGCGCTGTTCCTCGCCGGCGAGCGGGCCGATCCCGAGACGCTGAAATGGGCCGAGGCGATGCTCAAAGTGCCGGTGATCGACCATTGGTGGCAGACGGAGAGCGGCTCGCCGATCGTCGGCAATCCGATGGGGCTCGGCCTGCTGCCGGTCAAGCACGGCTCGCCGACGGTGCCGCTGCCGGGCTGGGACGTGCAGTGCCTCGACGAGGGTGGACGGCAGGTCTCTGCCGGCACGATGGGGGCGATCGTGCTGAAGCTGCCGCTGCCGCCCGGTGCCCTGCCGACGCTCTGGAACGACGATGCACGCTTCCGGGAGGCGTATCTCGCGACCTATCCGGGCTATTACAACACCTCGGATGCCGGCTTCATCGACGAGGACGGCTATGTCTTCATCATGGGCCGCACCGACGACATCATCAACGTTGCCGGCCACCGGCTCTCGACCGGCGGGATGGAGGAGGTTCTGGCGGCGCATCCGGCCGTGGCGGAATGCGCGGTCGTCGGCATCCGCGACGCGCTGAAGGGCGAACAGCCCTGCGGCTTCGTGGTGCTGAAGGCTGGGGCGAGCCAGACGCCGGCGGAGGTGGAGAAGGAGCTGGTCGCGCTGGTGCGCGAGCGGATCGGCCCCGTGGCGGCGTTCAAGCTCGCCGTGACGGTGAACCGGCTGCCGAAGACTCGCTCCGGCAAGATCCTGCGGGCGACGATGAAGAAGATCGCCGACGGCGACGACTATGCGGTGCCGGCGACGATCGAGGATATCGGCGTGCTCGACGAGATCGGCTCGGCCTTGAAGGGCAGGGGGATCGGGTAGCTTCCGATCTTGCCGTCATTCTCGGGCGAAGCGAAGCTTCGACCCGAGAATCTCAAGACAAGAGAGCACTGGTTTCCGAGATGCTCGGGGCAAGCCCGAGCATGACGCAGTTATTGGGCCTCAGCCCTCGTCGTCTTCGTCCTCGGCCGGGCGCTTGAGCTGCTTCAGCTTGGCGAAGACGGAATCGACGTCGATCGCGGCCTCTTCCTCGCGCTTCGGCCGGCTCATGTCGGCGAAGGGCTGGCTTTCGCTGCGGACGGGCTCCGGCGCGGTGGCTTCCTCCACCGAAAGCAGGGTCGAGCCGGCCTCGGCCAGCGCGGCCGGGCGGTCCTTGGCGGCGCGGCCGACCTCGAAGTCCAGGTCGATCTGCGAGCACAGGCCCAGGCTGACCGGGTCGATCGGGCTGAGTTGCTGGGCATTCCAGTGCGTCCGGTCGCGAATCTGCGCGATCGTCGACTTGGTCGTGCCGATCAGGCGGATGATCTGCGCGTCCTTGAGCTCGGGGTGGTTGCGCAGCAGCCAGAGGATGGCGTTCGGCCGGTCCTGGCGCTTCGAAACCGGGGTATAGCGCGGCCCCTTGGTGCGCTTGATCTCCGGCACCTTCACCTTGCGCTCGGCGAGACGAAGGTGGTGGTTGGGGTTCTTGGCGGCGCGCTCCAGCTCCTCGCGGGTGAGCTGGCCCGAGGTGATCGGATCGAGGCCCTTGATGCCGGCCGCGACCTCGCCATCGGCGATGCCGCGTACCTCGAGCGGGTGCAGTTTGCAGAACTCCGCGATCTGCTCGAAGGTCAGCGAAGTGTTCTCGACCAGCCAGACCGCGGTGGCCTTGGGCATCAGCGGTGTTTGTGACACGGGGCGTCTCCTGAAAGGCCTTCGCGCCCGATCGGGCTCGTCAAGGCTGGGTCGCGGACAAAAGCTCTCATGCGCCGACCGGCCTCCCCGGCCGGCCATCCAAATCATCGACGATGAGCAGGATGGCGCGCCTTATAGGCGAGGGCGAGGCGAGTGTCCATGGA encodes:
- a CDS encoding conserved hypothetical protein (Evidence 4 : Unknown function but conserved in other organisms) — its product is MSQTPLMPKATAVWLVENTSLTFEQIAEFCKLHPLEVRGIADGEVAAGIKGLDPITSGQLTREELERAAKNPNHHLRLAERKVKVPEIKRTKGPRYTPVSKRQDRPNAILWLLRNHPELKDAQIIRLIGTTKSTIAQIRDRTHWNAQQLSPIDPVSLGLCSQIDLDFEVGRAAKDRPAALAEAGSTLLSVEEATAPEPVRSESQPFADMSRPKREEEAAIDVDSVFAKLKQLKRPAEDEDDEG
- a CDS encoding Propionyl-CoA synthetase, producing the protein MNGSHAASAHPADGYRATYARWQADPDAYWLEIAKGIDWIKPPQRAFDAAAGIYGRWFPDATCNTCFNALDRHVRDGRGDQVALIYDSPVTGTKARYTYAQMLDEVATLAAVLQDLGVVKGDRVLIYMPMVPEAAFAMLACARIGAVHSVVFGGFAAKELATRIDDAEPKVILSATCGIEPTRVVEYKPLLDGAIEMARHKPQSCVVLQRPQADASMHAVRDKNWRTLVAAAKAAGRKAECIEVAATDPLYVLYTSGTTGRPKGVVRDNGGHLVVLKATMDQLFDVGPGEVMFCASDVGWVVGHGYIVYAPLIQGATSVLYEGKPVGTPDPGAFWRVIAEHGVKVLFTAPTAFRAIRKEDPEGRHLAGHDLSRFRALFLAGERADPETLKWAEAMLKVPVIDHWWQTESGSPIVGNPMGLGLLPVKHGSPTVPLPGWDVQCLDEGGRQVSAGTMGAIVLKLPLPPGALPTLWNDDARFREAYLATYPGYYNTSDAGFIDEDGYVFIMGRTDDIINVAGHRLSTGGMEEVLAAHPAVAECAVVGIRDALKGEQPCGFVVLKAGASQTPAEVEKELVALVRERIGPVAAFKLAVTVNRLPKTRSGKILRATMKKIADGDDYAVPATIEDIGVLDEIGSALKGRGIG